The sequence below is a genomic window from Lycium ferocissimum isolate CSIRO_LF1 chromosome 9, AGI_CSIRO_Lferr_CH_V1, whole genome shotgun sequence.
ttcaacaccaaaggcaGGCTTCATCATCAAGTTCATGACATATAGATGtctgaaattcatgaaaatttagCAAATAAGCTGACATTATACACAGCTAACGACAAGGAGAGTGAGAACCTGAAAAACAACTAAATATATACCTGAAATGCTCTAATACTGGATTTGAGCTTTCAGGAACTTGAGCACCTATTAAAACTGATGCACGTAAACATCCAGGCTTTGCGCAAAGGAATTAAAGAACTAAATTCAGAAAAAAGTGCAATAAAACAATCAAACAATCAAACATTTGAATGTCACTTTTATGCTCTATTagaaaaggaatgaaagaaaCACTTTACACATTGCTTAATAATGAACAGTAGCTGGCTTAGTCAATGTCCTATTgttcaagacaaagaaaaaaaggacaaCCAAGTTTTGATAGGCCATCTTTTAGCAACATCCAATGCCTTATACTTCATAGTCACCTCGAGATGGATAGAATACTGGTACACATGGCTCAAGTGAATTCAACATCACGAAGTAGACCTTGACTTCTTCGGCACTTCTCCTACATGCTATGATCcctattttttccaaaaaaaaaaatgagaaagaatAAACTTACTAATCCACGGCCTGTAAATGGAAACAAGCACCAGCTTATGAGGCAACTTAAAAGCagtgttactcggactcttcactttcggtgccgcacccgtgtcgacacgacatgggtgtgggtgtgggtgtgggtgtgggatccATACCCGATCTGGTAAACCGATTttggatactttgaccaaaatcgacgTAGAAATTCTGGACAGATTCAATGATTTCTTTAATCAAAACTAAAGCTAaggtgaagttgaagaaaatggaataccttgtatataaaaaaatttatgtcactctgtttccttttatctcctttggggattctcctcttgatcaatattttttcctcaagttttcCACATAATATTCCGTAACTTAGGttttataactctatttttagatgtttgaattttttttagccgaatccccgcacccATATCCATAACTGGATCCGTatccccgaatcttaaaatttagatcatgaaggatcCAACATCTAGATCCGCACCCGTATCAGACACTCGCACccgagtccgagtaacttagctTAAAAGAAAGAATATCAATTTAATTGGAGAAGATTCTCCTACCAGTTCACCTAGAAGACATCCTGCTCAAGAAATGCAGCTTGCTGCTTGAAGCACCAGCTTTCCCACTTTGTGCATGACctacatttccaacttcaattgaatcttcatgttttgggaagctTCTCTTGAAGGCATCAGCCAACGATGTAGAAGGAACAGACGCATCGCTTGTTATCTATAACAAATTAGAAATATAGAGCAATCGTTTGCAACATGCATATACAACAAACAAGACTACTAACTGAAACATGAAGAATGTTTTTATGGTAACATGTTTTTAGTTTGATGTAACTAAAATGGGATAGATAAAATCAACAAGAGTCTCCAGCCTACATTCAACTTACATTTTTTCCAGTACGATTGTCAGGTTTCAGATTGGTTGCTGATGCATCACCACGTACAAAATTACCTGATATCTTCTGTTTTGTAGCTTCAGCTAATGAAGATATAAAACAGTTACATATCAGTAAACtcccaaataaaatatataatttgatATTTACTCCTTCTCTACATGCAGATATTAAAGGGAATCGATGATTGCCAAGACTTATAACAAGGTCAAGGTCAGctaaatggagaaaaactagtcaTACTTGAGGAAAGTTCATATAAGTTTTAATATTCAAAGAGCAAGATCCCAAGGATAAATCTGATGAAATTGAGTCATCCGGGAAGGTCTAAAGTCAAACTTCCCTGCAGATCGTAAAACCACTACTTGTTTTACACACACATCTCTATAAGTTCTGTCTATACTGCAGCTCCGAAAATTGACAGAATTCCAATACTACAAATTGCTAATGCTGTGAAATGGCTATCCTATTTGGAGATCGGAATAAGCAGATAAAAGAGCTAATATACAACTGGAAGACAAGTTACCTTGCTTATGTAAAACCTTTGGCAATGCTCCAGTACCCGTCGTTACAGAAAGTGGATGAAGACTCTGCAATATTCAGTGACAGAGAAAAGAAtatcaaaatgggttgaataaaccgaacttattttttataaatatgatATACAACACCAAATGTCTTCATAcagataaaatatttaaagccAAGGAAAACAATACTTTTGCTGAAATATGAAGTGATGAAAGTACTAACCGGTAGTTCTAGCTGCGACTTTGACCTCTGTGTCTGCTGATATTTCAAGATGGTCCAATCAAACACATAATCCATTTTATACCCTGATGGGATAGAAAACAGTAGTCACACAATACAAgattcagaaaagaaaaaaaaatgcttaaaaaTAACTGCCAAATCCTGCAAGAATGCATGAATACTGGAACTCTGCCCAAGAAAGATCAAGCCTATTTGCAAGAAACTTATAAAAGtaacaacaacacaattgaaGATGTAATCTTTCCTAATAGAGAATCCAATTAGCTAGAGACTTTAGGTTTACCCTCTATAGTAGTATAGTTATGGACATAAAATAATTGTGGCTTTTGACACTCCTAATCTTACATGTTCATGATTACAATAATATGTTTTTCAGACTTCTTTGTTTTTTGTTCTCAGTGAGACCCAAAAAGATCCTATCCATGAGTCAGAGTACAGTAAGAAATGCAGCGACAACATAAAGTTCAGTTTTCTTGTGCTAGAATCTGAATTTAAAATCCATACCTTCACGTGTAAATAAGTCACGAAACAAGCGTTTCAGGAATCCATAATCAGGGCGCTGGTCAAATGTTAAAGAGTGACAATAATGCAAGTATGAAGCAAACTCCACCGGAAGAGATTTGCATAAAACCTATAGAGAGAGAATTGAATGTCAGTTGACTATCCATTAAACTCAATGAAATGAAACCACCGTGAATGTCTTAACCTAATAATGTTTTAAATATAGCACCCAgctttatatattatatatatacatcaattAAAAAACAGAGGAATATAGCCATCCAACTTTATAAAACAGACCTCAATTGGTGTTGATACTTTTTTCTCACGGATCTTGTCATATTTTTGCTTCTTTGTATCAGCTTTTAGACCCTGCCACGGAAGGCTGCATGAGAAAGTCAACCAATTAATTCTGTCAATaagagaaaagaacaaaaaacaaaccaaagaaaaatCTACAACAGCAAATGAGAAATAGCGTAGAAGAAAAGTGGCCACACCTGCCTCTCAAGAAATATAAAAGAACGTAGCCAAGAGATTCCAGATCATCCCTCCGGCTTTGCTCTAGATTTGAAAAAAGGATATTTTAGTGCACCATCCAATCTCAGAGATAAGATACCAACAAGTAACAGAATTTTACCTATTCCCAAATGTGTATTGCAACTGGCATACCTTGCTGTCCCTGTCAGGTTCTTGTTCTCCCTGTAACAGTATAGAAGGCAGAAAGAAATAACTCAGCACCAAGAAGTGGCAAGAACATAAGACATTTGAATTGGGGGAGAAACAGAAAACCAGCAAAAGGCATTTCTTTCTTAGGTGATGAAGACTAGTGGgatttttctataaataaatAGGATATGCCTTTTCATTTTTGAAAACTTTCAAGCAATACACAGATTTTCAATCATCAACACCTTAATGATAGCAAAGGACCAAGTATCATATAAACAACAATGATAACAATCAATAAATTTTAAGTGTAGCGATCGAATTTTCacttaaaatgaagttttgttACTGAAAAGGCAGGGCAAAAGGCaatatactgaacatcaagCTTCATATGCTTCCAGAGGAAAGTTGCATAAAACCAAATATACGCACACCTGTAAGGAATATGACGGTTTGTGACAGGGTCACGATATCGTTTTGCAAGtccaaaatcaataacatagACCTGTTTTGTCAATAGGGACAACAAGAATAAAAGGCAAAGGTAAAACAGAATCAcaggaaaaataataattgattAAATGACTATGTGGCTTGGTCCTCGGGGACTTCTTGCTTATCGAAATAAAATGACTGAAGCTTATCTGAAAATATCATTACCTGATTTGCCTTCCTGCCAAGACCCATGAGGAAGTTATCTGGTTTTATGTCTCTATGTAGAAATCCTTTTGAATGCAAATACTCTATTCTCGTAATCTGCTTTTGTCAAAGAAACGAATCCCCAGTACCGTTATGAGCATAATTCCATGATAGATGTCACGAGATAGAGGCAGCAATATTAAAGGCATTCATAACACACATGCTTGATAACACATAGTTTCTGCAACATACTCTATCTAGAGACAACAGAGTACATGTCAAACTTGCATACGCCACATACTTAGACAACTAAATAAAGCCACAGGTAAAATAAAGGCCAGAGTAAGACTATTACACAAAACATGCATTACTCAAAAGAAACAGGAGTATGTAATATTTTGATTACCATCTGATCAGCCAACATTAGGACAGTTTTCAGCGAAAATTTCCTCCCACAGTGTACAACAAGGTCTTCAAGACTGGGACCAAGCAGGTCAATAATGAGGACACTGTCATTCCCATCAACCCCACGCCATTTTATATTAGGAATACCACCTGAAATCAAAACCAACAAGTAATAGTGAATACTCCTGCGTTTCAATTCATGTGGCAACATTTGAATAGGCAcggaatttaaaaaagaaagtaagacttTTGAAAACTTGTGGTCATAACTCATAAACATGCCATAACATTTGTGTTgctataagacttttgaaacttgtgatcttaaacattCCACATCAATTGTGTGCTATAAAAGCTTCACAATAGGGGTTAAACGGgaaataaagttaaattatttcccAATTTAGAAAGTTGTCTTTCTTTTTGGaatggactaaaaaggaaatgttgtcAAATAAAGTGGAACGGTGACCAAGGAAGACATACTTCCTCCCTGAAGTATAGTGTACAGCTTTGCCTCATAAAGCAACTGAGGGTGTCTTGTCTGCCTATTTTCCTGCAATCACAAAGAGCACAGTCAAATGACTGATTCAGCCTGTCTAGCAACCGCAACTGAGATTGTTCTTTTTAATAACCAACCACATTCTAACTCAAACATTGCTTAAAACTAGATATCCACACATCCTTCACCCATGTCATGGATATTTCGGCATTTTTTCagtaatattttttctttataacCATGATGTCAAGGCCAGTTTGCGCGCAACTTGATGCATTTTATCAGTAATATTGTAAGTATTTGTTTGAAAAATTCATAACTAAGCAAGATTATTTGTTTGGACTAACCAGGAAATACATCATGCTATAGAAATGAAAAATGTAGGAGATATATTGGATCAAATTAATATACAAACTACATTGGGTTGATCAGTATCACGTGTTTTCAGATGGAGGAGCCAGCAGATCAACAAAAATCTTAGGAAGATTATGTAACAAATTCACGTTCTTACATATTGATGACAAAAGGAGTAGTTAATTATGTACTAAATCTACACAAAAGAGGTGACTCGACTACCAACTCAAAGCAGCAATAGGCAAATGAGCATACCAAATTGCATCTCAGAAAGAAACTTCATGATATTGGAACATGGGACCGAATTTGAACTAGAGGAGTATAGCAGATCCCTTCAAACAGCTAAGTACACAAACAAGGATGATGATGAAAGATTTGCTCAAGAGGAGAATGCTTTATGGAAGCAAATGTTTCATATAGATAAAAGAacatgatgatatatttctCATGCGTAGAAAAGGAAGGAAGACGTATTATTCGAAATGGAGGAAGTTAATTATTTCCACTCTCAGTGGGGGATGGTGAATCCAAAGGATGCCCATCTTCTAGATGGCACTACTAGGGAAATGGTTATGAATATTTCCAAAAGAGGAGAGCACTTGATCGAGGATGATAATAGTACCAAATATGGATTACTAGATAATGGATGACTGGCAGAGGGGGAATTTCTCATTGAGTGAGCAAGTGAAATGAATTATAAAGGGAATGGAAAGGTTCTCGAGATGAATAGGATGAAATGAGGGTAATGATACGAAAGTACATCTCTCAAAAGATCTATGGTGCAAGAGAAAACCATAGGAGAATGCTACTGGCGGCCGCATGTAAACGGTTTGGCAATTGTTCGGTGAATGTCATAGAAGTTATCAAACGATTACTTGAATTTTGATGATCGATGGGCCATGTGAAATAAGTGTTAGGAGGACATCTAAGGTTGGGAATGCAACGAGGTTGAGAAATTTCTTATGCATGATTATATAGTAACTCTGCCCGTACGAGCTTGTCCACATTGCCAATGACAAACCCAGATAAACGAGGAGGATTGCGGTAGGCCGGCAGCTAGCATAAAACTAGTCAATTCATTATAAATTATATCAGGACGTGCTCACCCTAGGCACGTGTTTCATCGGCACACATATGTCGTAAAAAATAAGCCAAGGGTTCCACCACATTGCCGCCTGGATGTGACGGAGTATGAGCTAGAGTTCCGACAACACAAATGAGTATGGATAAAGAAGCTAGTCTCGCCACATCAGCGCCTGAATGTGGTGCAAAATAAGAAAGGAACTCACGTCATGGACGAGTTTCTAGAACCCCTTTCACACTCATGTCAAGTCTAGGTATTgcagaaaaaaaaacaacaaaatcagaTCCAACTTATCGTAATCGATCAGTTAGCATATTGGTTAACCCTTTTCTGAAACATGGAATAAAATAATTAGCTTACCAAATTATCTATCAGGCCGTGAAAAAGATTCAACAAAAGACAGACATAAGTGGTAAAGAAGCTAGTTCCGCCACATCAGCAGCCCGATGTGGTGAAAAATAGAAAGGGTTCCCGTATTATGGACAAATGAGGGCAAAGAGGCTAGTCCAATAGAGTCTACTTCGCCCAGGTAGCTGGAACATAGGCTCTTTGACAGAAAAGTCGATGGAATCAGTAGAGACCTTAAAAAAGAGGAGAGATAATATTGCAGTAGGGGAGGTAAGACACAAGATTAACCTAAGTAGCAGAGACGAAATGTTTTACAATTTAATCATATTGGTTGGAGTTGGCACAACAGGGGCGTAAGAGGGAAGGAGCATAATTTTGGGAACAACAACGCAGTTTGTGAAATGGGGATATCATTTTAATAGTGGACAACTTAAGAAAGAGCATAAGAGTTTTTCTAAAATTGGTGTTCTTTAAGCCACACGCTTATTTTGTATAAACATTTTTGACATCAGCAATTAGGTGCTTTTAATGACGATCAAAATTTTACACTAATAATGAACCAAAACATCTAAAGTCTGAATCTTGGGATACAGAacacttcttttttcctttagcACATATCAAAAACTTCTGGTTATGGACAGACATTCATCATTTTGAATCTTTAACCTAAATGTCCCTAGTCCCCATTAATATCTACCCAAAAACAACACATCAAGCTTATCAAActgatatgcatatatttataatGCTCAAAGCTGTACTAAATGATTAACATAGCTAGATATATAAAGCTGCCTAACAACAACTTATTAGACCAAGATATATCTATAAGCAAGATGGGAAAATTATAATGTTCAATGATGTACTAAATGATTAACATAGGTATATAAAGCTgcctaacaacaacaacaacttattAAGGAGAGACTAAATCTAGGCAAGAAAGCTTACAATTTTAACAGCAACAATCTCAAAAGTTTCAATGTGGGTAGCTGAAAGATTAGCAGAAACACATAAAAAAACAATCAGATTCTATCAAATATAACAAACCCAAATATCAAAAACagaaaagaaatgagaaaacaaaaaaaaaaaaaacagaccaAGATATATAACCCCAAAAGAACCGCTTCCAATCTTTCTACCTAACTTATACTTCTCTCCAATTATTCTCTCCATAAATATAACCCTCAAAGTCAGTTCTTGATtcaatcaagaaaagaagaaacaaaggaTTTTTGTGAATTTTCAGCTATATATATCTTCAGGTATAGCAAAGTGAAAACCAACAAGGGTTGAAGAACTGTTTTGGAGAGAAGAATTAAGAAAGACGAGAATAGTATTACTCCTAACTCTTGACTTTTGCTTCCCTAGGGACGGGATTTTCTCCACATAATAACCATTATGGTCATTTTGTGAGTTTTGTGCAATTGGTCCCTTCAATTTTAAGAGTCATCTTGTTTCCACCCTTTAAATATAACACTCGCCATAAATAGTCTTTTTTGAGTCGAGAGCCTTTCGGAAAAAATCGCTCTATCTCTCTCTTTATGAGATTATACGGagtatgttgttattattgttgttactCACCATAAATAATCCTTTAAGTTTCTATTTCTGGTGCAATCTTGATCTGGAGCCAACAGGGGCAaactaaatatttaaaattagaTGGAATAACTTTATACATTGGTGAGTCTAGTGACTGCTCTAGAATTAAAATAGAGGTAAAACATAGAGTTTTTAGCTAAAATCATCCCGGAATTATGATCCAAATCTAAAGTACATCCTTGTGTTACCTCGGTGAGCAAAAACCATCTGAGGTAACAAGGATGGGACTTGCAACTTTTTGGATAGTACATAAATGTTTGTTGTTTACTGAAGTAACACAAAGATGTATTCTAGGTTTGCGTTATAGTGCAGGTATAAAAACTCTAAAACataacaaatttattttttagtttttcaaaatcttgaaatactttcacaaatttgaaaaataatatatttgcAGGATGTAGACAAATGCAACGAAAAAACTTGGTTgaccaattggttggaataaaaTGTTAATAGCTAGAAAGGGAGATGAAGACGCAAGGTTAGAGGAGGAATATTCGAGGAGAAAGATAAAAGATATGTACTATGACGCTAAAAATATTTGAATGAGCAAGAACTTGTTAGTGCTCagtagtatatgatatataatcAAAAGGTTAAATATCAACACCATAAGCAAAAGAATGACATGTGCCTAACTTCAGTAACATCTTTTTTGCGCAGATTACCCTTTAAAagcactagtctttaatttttgccccttaaatttgttttctttaaattttgtccttcgctaaGCCTCTCAGCTTCGGGTTCGAAttcaatcaaaaaattaaaaaaaaaaaaaaatctcaagccATAAGTTGAGATTCACATGCAGAGTTTTGAATGCAAACTCTACCTGCAGGCAgagtttcaaatttaaaactctcctgaggcctaactttgcaATGCCTCGGTAATTTTGAATACGAACGCAACTTCTACCGCAGTGCAGTTTTGTtacaaactctgccttgcgatttttttaatttttttttttttttactgagccagGCTTCGAAACTCAAACCTGATGgaattaaagatcaccaatttaatgagaaaaaattaaagaccacccaaaagaagggcattcctgcgaattgccccttCAGTAAATCTTGGACTTAATTGGGACTTAATTGAGAAATAAAATCATAGATTATAATTGAGAATTAATTTGTTCACCTAATGAAACTAACAGAACTTGTCAAAGGTTCATTCAGACAAACTGGTAAAATCTCTTCTTAGGTTTATTGCAAGCCTTTTATACCTCAAACGAGTAATTAGACActaatttacttggcatagcttccattattacctatttatggaacataactaaacttttcaataattatatttagtagctaaagtATAACATATTTACTCCACATAGCTACACTTTTTTACCACTCATCCGATAACTTTCCacacccctaaatttaagcCAACAAAAACGTCTCTCTCCTATCCCACTAACTTCACGCCATTATTCACAATATCcctaaattttctccaatttcaaatcgggttatctctaattaactaaaTTAATTTCACTCATGATTCAAAGctaattcccaaaaaaggtaagattctatctttttttaattttcaccgtgtatttaacctatattttcgagttttttttttcgtttgaatCAAGAATGCAactctaaataattaattatcgttgtttgttcttgtttttttgcTTAGATTCAAATGAAATGGCTTAAGAAAGCTTCTACTCCTATTGGGAACCCGAATTTGATATTCCTAATTTTCTTTGGGAATTTCTCAAAATCATAGATCGttaaaaaagaattaacgaTCCTAGGCGTTATTATGTTGATTCAAGagtaaacaacaacaaaagtgaaaaaaaggtttctaaatggagaaacaaaagaagagaaaggttGTCACAATGTTCAAtgttaaaaggggaaaaaaattgctAAAGCCAAACTGgtggatgaggatgatgatgctatatttatcttattttcttatttagttcatttttttttttattgcaagCTATTTTTTAtgtgcattttaagtatattttctccttattttttttcacatgtttCTTTGAAAGTCGTGTTTATTGTTCTTCACCATactttttaagatttttaagtatattCGTGTGTATTTTGTTGACTGATCAAGTAaaatttttgatcattttttttcgtgggattgtggtgtgtatgtggcgCCTTTGCCGAATACTTGAGCCAATGAAGTCATCCCAACCGTTGTAAAATTGGCACCGTATGAGATAGCCTTTTATGCGACTATGCATGGGATAAGTCAAACAACAATGCATCAAGTGATAACGAGCAACctaaaaaaatcaaagaattaattaaataaaatgacattaaaatttttgtgtttttgattttcatgttgaaGAATAGCGTATGTGCGGTCGTTTTTTAATTTTGGACATAAGTAGTTTTTTAGATGATTAATGTTGAACACCACCTTAtggtttttatattgttttttttcaagtatGTATTTTTCAATGTCAttccattttttcattttgaaatGTCTTCATTTAACAAAGGATATCTGGAAATACGAtgaatatacataaaatatatctcGAGTGATATATTTCGAAGTccataataattaatatttttcatctcttttgaatatgaaaaatatatttgttttgataatgtgattttatacCAGTGCAAGAATGATGTATATAcgaaaaacaaatattaaaaattctagtttaaatttcgctatgcccagGCGGATTGCAAAAAAATTCATGTTGCCTTATGAGCGGTATTTGTATCGAAAATCACTTAGAGATAAAAGTTTGTCCGTTAAAAGTATGTCCCCCACCGGcgctttcatttttttgtgcggattgccttATGGGCaattggcataagtatgtccgcataactttgatattTTTGCCACAAAGTTATGTCAGTccagattgcataaaagtttgccatTAAAAGTATGTTTCACCCcggtgaaggaattatcaaagttatgagGCATACTTACGATAAGTTCCCTTTAAGGCATGCTCGTAATTCCTTAACTAATCAaaattttttggttaaaaatatgaatgtaaattcaaatttttttgaatttgtgtaGTCAtgttgaatgagatatgggatCGATATGGAATGGGATGATATTTGCGTGAATCGTGAACAATAAAccgattttaatttaaattggaatgtattttgtttccataaatatagcaattTCGATTAGCCCGCGTACATATTTCCGCTATATTTGcactatattttagtataccGCATTTACGCTAAATATAGAGACAtctacgaattgtaaatatatAACATGTAGTTATAGGTTGTGAGAATGAGCTAAAAGTAGTCACATATGAAAATTTTACTTATAAATATTGGGTGCTGATCAACTGGACAACGAAAAACAGCCCAATAAGGGTTGTAAAGATGAGGTTAGTTCGCGGAAGAAAATaactgattttaaaaaaaatcaaaagaaaattaaataaaatgacaaaaattaataagaaaaagaatgtGCGGATTGCTAAGTAGTAAATTAGgaactagaatttttttttttagttgtaaAATTCATATTATGTTGAATCTCTTTTGGACTGGACTAAACTAAGTGAACGAAgataataattaatatttattcttttgaattgattttgttttgataaTGTGATTTTGTGCAAGAATGATGTAGTAAAAAATTCTATTTCAGATTGCAAAAAAATTCATGTTCAGATTGTATCGAAAATCACTTAGAGAatatcatttcatttttttgtgcggattgcccttcaaaagcactAGTCTTtgaatttttgcccttcgcctaatatctcaaggttctgggttcgaaccctagctcagttaaaaaaaaaaaaaaaggaaggaatttCACTGTCACGGCCCAAACCGgagagccatgacgggcacctggccTTACTCGCCAAGTATCACTAGGCATACATCCGTAACGTAATTATAAGCATAGGTGGGCCAATAGGGCTGCCATGAGATAACCTGCTGACTCACAGAAGTAATAGACTAAAATGAAACAAGTCCGAAAGGACATAACTA
It includes:
- the LOC132029732 gene encoding casein kinase 1-like protein 3 isoform X1, whose product is MERIIGEKYKLGRKIGSGSFGVIYLATHIETFEIVAVKIENRQTRHPQLLYEAKLYTILQGGSGIPNIKWRGVDGNDSVLIIDLLGPSLEDLVVHCGRKFSLKTVLMLADQMITRIEYLHSKGFLHRDIKPDNFLMGLGRKANQVYVIDFGLAKRYRDPVTNRHIPYRENKNLTGTARYASCNTHLGIEQSRRDDLESLGYVLLYFLRGSLPWQGLKADTKKQKYDKIREKKVSTPIEVLCKSLPVEFASYLHYCHSLTFDQRPDYGFLKRLFRDLFTREGYKMDYVFDWTILKYQQTQRSKSQLELPSLHPLSVTTGTGALPKVLHKQAEATKQKISGNFVRGDASATNLKPDNRTGKNITSDASVPSTSLADAFKRSFPKHEDSIEVGNVGHAQSGKAGASSSKLHFLSRMSSR
- the LOC132029732 gene encoding casein kinase 1-like protein 3 isoform X2, producing the protein MERIIGEKYKLGRKIGSGSFGVIYLATHIETFEIVAVKIENRQTRHPQLLYEAKLYTILQGGSGIPNIKWRGVDGNDSVLIIDLLGPSLEDLVVHCGRKFSLKTVLMLADQMITRIEYLHSKGFLHRDIKPDNFLMGLGRKANQVYVIDFGLAKRYRDPVTNRHIPYRENKNLTGTARYASCNTHLGIEQSRRDDLESLGYVLLYFLRGSLPWQGLKADTKKQKYDKIREKKVSTPIEVLCKSLPVEFASYLHYCHSLTFDQRPDYGFLKRLFRDLFTREGYKMDYVFDWTILKYQQTQRSKSQLELPSLHPLSVTTGTGALPKVLHKQAEATKQKISGNFVRGDASATNLKPDNRTGKNVMHKVGKLVLQAASCIS